TTCCTATATATATTTTACTAAGCCTACTTTGACATATACATGCTGCACACATAGGACATGGCTCTAAAGTAACATACATCTCACATCCGTTAAGTCTCCAATTACTCAAACTTTTAGCTGCCAATTCAATTGCAAGCATCTCTGCATGTGCTGATGTTTTCTTTAATTTTTCTTTAAGATTGTGTGCAGATGCTATAATTTTGTCATCTTTTACAATGACAGCTCCAACCGGAACCTCCCCTTCAGCTTTTGCAAGCTTTGCTTCTTTTATCGCTTCATAT
The Clostridium felsineum DSM 794 DNA segment above includes these coding regions:
- a CDS encoding nucleoside deaminase, producing the protein MKYEFLYEAIKEAKLAKAEGEVPVGAVIVKDDKIIASAHNLKEKLKKTSAHAEMLAIELAAKSLSNWRLNGCEMYVTLEPCPMCAACICQSRLSKIYIGTFDPVSGACGSVINLMQNEYLKYHTDVEWLYSDECSNILKDFFKRRRV